The genomic window CATCCAGGAGTGCGGCTACGCTCAGAACTGCGTCGAGGTCTGCCCCAAGGACATCCCGCTCACCCGCGCTATCGCCGACGTGGGCGGCGACGTGATGAAGCAGGCTCTCGTGGAATTCTTCAGAGGATGACGGTTATCACACACATGCATAAATACTTACTGGCTCTCCTGCTACTTGGCGGTTTGGCCACCGCTCAGACCTCCGCCCCGGCCGTTTCCGCCAAAGCGCGCTCTCTGCACAACTCCGCCATGGTCGTGGATACGCATGCCGATACCCCGCAGCGCTTCCTCGACGATGGCTTCGACATGGGCACCGTCACCCCGGTCACCGAGGGCCACATGGACCTGGAAAAGGCCCGCGCCGGCAACCTGGGCGCCGAGTTCTTCGCCATCTGGGTGGAGCCCTCGTGGAAGGGGCAGTACGCCCAGCACGCCATGCTGCTCATTGACTCCGTGTACCAGCAGGCGGCCAAGCATCCCGACCGGATGGTGATGGCTTTCAGCTCGCGCGACATCCTGGCCGCTCGCTCCGGCAAGCATCCCCGCCTGGCCACGCTCCTGGGCATCGAGGGCGGCCACGCCATCGAGAACGACCTCGGCCTGCTGCGCGACTTCTACCGCCTGGGCGTCCGCTACATGACCCTCACCTGGTCGAACACCAACGAGTGGGGCGACTCCTCCGGCGACATCAATGATCCCAAGGTCGAGCACCATAACGGTCTCACGCCCTTCGGCAAAGAGGTGGTGCAGGAGATGAACCGGCTGGGCATGATGGTGGATGTCTCCCACGTCTCCGATAAAACTTTCTATGACACGCTGGTCATCAGCCGCGCTCCGGTCATCGCTTCGCA from Terriglobales bacterium includes these protein-coding regions:
- a CDS encoding dipeptidase, with translation MATAQTSAPAVSAKARSLHNSAMVVDTHADTPQRFLDDGFDMGTVTPVTEGHMDLEKARAGNLGAEFFAIWVEPSWKGQYAQHAMLLIDSVYQQAAKHPDRMVMAFSSRDILAARSGKHPRLATLLGIEGGHAIENDLGLLRDFYRLGVRYMTLTWSNTNEWGDSSGDINDPKVEHHNGLTPFGKEVVQEMNRLGMMVDVSHVSDKTFYDTLVISRAPVIASHSSSRALNDHPRNMTDDMLRAVARNDGVVQVNFFSAFIDQKFLDAYKAQKAERDAAIAAFEEKYKHEHNVASVPYSAEAALEKEWAAKIPRPPFSSLIDHIDHIAKIAGVDHVGLGSDFDGVTSLPEGLDSAADL